TCCAGCCTTCTGTTGAAGACCGTCGATGTTCTGAGTTATTATCGTTTTGATCAATCCCATTTTCTGGAGCTTCGCCAAGAGAAAATGAGTTGCATTAGGTTTGGCGTCTGCCATCGTGTGGATTCTCTCTCTTGCCACTTTGTAGTATCTGGCAGGGTCTTTCATGAATGATCTGAGCTCAAATATATCTGGTGAGACTTTACTGTAAAGGCCTCCAGGACTTCTAAAATCTGGAATTCCGCTTGCAACGGAAACACCCGCACCGGTAAGCACCGAAGTATATGCTGATTCTCTTATTAGGGAAATGAACAGACAGGCCTCTTGGCTGACGCTACTCACCTCTTGCAAATTGAATCTTTGGAAAGTTTGTCTTGCCTGTATCGGTCCAGACGAAGACATTTCCATCTGCGGAGAACGTGGGTTCGGGATCTACACCGATTATCGTTGCATCGGGAGGCAGAGAGACTGTCAGCGAATAAGCTTCACCAGTCAGATCGAATTCCATCTCTCCCATATCTGTATTCACTACACCGTCTTCAACGGCCGCAAAACCCGCAATTACAGCGTGTTCAATTACCTTCACTCTGTTTGAACCAAGAACAGTGGCCGTAGATTGAAAATCCTCAACAAACATCTGTCTGCTGAAGCTTTCCGCAAACTGGTTCATTGATTCCTGAAAATCTGTCATTTGCTCTTCTTGAGGTTTATCGTATTGTTCAAGGAATTGTGTCATTTGGCTGGGTTTGTTGAAAATAATCTCGGTTTCGATATCAAGTGTAGCCCGGCCCTCGTAGTCATATGAATAGTTGCTGTTGGATGACAGCGTGTCTATATCCAGTCTGTTGTTAAATGCCATGAACATGTTTATGGCAGTCATTCCAACCATTACAACAACAAGTATGATAAGAAGGGTGTTGAATTTCATTTGTAACCTCCCAATAATTATTAGATTGCCCTGAGAATATGATAACATCATTCTGTGCTAAAATACATTGTGGCCCTTTGTGGTCGCCATCAGCGATCGGCTAGTGCATTTATATTTCTGGGTTTCGGTTTGGAGGGATTTCAGTGCGAATTCTAAGTGGTATGCGCTCTACTGGCAGACTTCATCTGGGGAATTTTGTCACTCTTGAGAAGTGGAGAGAGCTGCAAGACCAGGGTAATCAATGTTTCTACTTCGTGGCAAACTGGCACGGTCTTACTTCTCACATTGATGAAACTTCCAGCTTTCACGACTGGACTCTCGACATCATCAGAACATATGTTTCAGTCGGTCTTGATCCGGACAAATCGGTTCTGTTCATTCAATCTGCAATAAAAGAACATGCGGAGCTATTCCTGTATTTTTCGATGCTTGTATCTGTTTCGAGGCTTGAGCGTGTCCCCACTTACAAGGATCAGAAGGAACAGATAGCAAACAGGGATCTATCAAGTGGTGGATTCTTACTATATCCTGTTCTGCAAGCCGCAGATATTCTCATGTATCTTGCCAATGGAGTTCCAGTTGGAGAGGATCAGGTATATCATGTTGAGCTTACCAGGGAGATTGCCAGGAAGTTTAACAACCAATTTGCCGAGGTCTTTCCAGAGCCTGAACCTATTCTGGCAAAAGTTCCTAAGCTTCCTGGAACGGACGGCAGAAAGATGTCTAAGAGCTACGAAAACTATATTCTTATAGATACCAATGAGAAAGAGCTATGGAAGATGATCGCTCCAATGATGACAGATCCTGCCAGAAAGAGAAGAAATGATCCCGGAGATCCAGAGAAATGCCCGGTTTGGGACTATCACAAGGCATTTACTTCCTCCGATGAAGAAAAGGAATGGGTTGTTCAAGGGTGCAAGACGGCAGGTATAGGGTGTCTTGAATGCAAGAGAGTGCTTCAGAGAAATCTTGTCGCCAAACTATCTCCCGTCTGGGAAAAACTATCGTATCTTAAGGAAAACACTTCCGAACTTTCCAGAATAATTGAAGATGGCAATCGAAAGGCTAGAGAAACGGCAAAGGAGACAATGAAGAGAGTCCTCGAAGCAATGAAGCTGGGGTGGTGACCATGGAGCAGCTTGAACTGGTCTTCAGTTTTCCAGAATTTGAAGGACCGCTAGATCTACTGGTTTATCTAGTCAGGAAGCACCGGGTAGATATTCGTTTGATCCCCATTACAGTGATTGCAGATGAGTTCATCATGCATCTGAACAAAATGAAATCACTTGACATGGTCGTGACCTCGGATTTCCTTGTCATGGCTTCAACCCTAATGGAAATGAAATCGAAGGCTCTGCTTCCGAGAATCAGTAACAACGAGGCTGAAGTATTCGACAACCAGAGGAAGGAGCTTTACCGAAGAGTCGAGGAGTATAAAGCTCTCAAGGACCTTTCCAAGGAATTTAGGGTGAAGTTGTACGATGCATACAGCTATGAGAGGGCAACCGCGAGGCCAACTGTAGATCAAGAAAGAAAGGAAGATCTTCCAGATGAATTGACAGAAGCGTTCAAGGCAATACTAAAAGAAACTGTGCTAAGAGAAAGGGTATATACTATAGTCTCGGAAAGCATAAACGTCGAAGATAGAATGATGCAGATCGAGCAACTCTATGAAACGATAGAGCTTTACAAATTTCTAATGAGTCTCGAAAGCAGATCAGAAATTATCGTTTCCTTTCTGGCAGTTCTTGAATTGCTCAAACTGAACAGGTATTATCTTGACAACGTAGAACCTCTCACTCTCAGGAGGAAGGTTTCGTGAGCGAGGAATTGACAAAGAAGGCTGTCATGGAAGCATTGATATTTTCAGCAAAGAGTGGGATTGAACCTTCACGAATAGCCTCGATTATTGGGATAAAGCTTAGTCAGGTTATGCTACTTCTTGAAGAACTTGAAAAAGAATATGAAGGTCATGAACACGGTGTTATGATCAAGTCAGTCAACGGAAAGCTTAGGTTCTATACAAAGGCATCGATTCAGTCATATGTGAGCCAAATTTCGGTAAGGCCTCTAGTAAGCATAACAGACACTCAGATGGAAGTACTGGCAATTGTAGCCATCAAAGGTCCGCTAACCAGGAATGATGTTGAGCTTGTTAGGGGACGTTCTTCTCAGTCCCAGCTTCTAGAGTTATCGAAAATGGGGCTTATAGGAAAGAGAAAGTCTAAGTTGCCCGGGAGACCCTACCTATACAAAGTTAGTGCTCGGTTCTACGAGCTGTTTCAGGTTGACGATCTTGCAGAGATCGTTCAAGGTTTGGCTTTCGGCGAGGGAGAAGATGATTTTGAGACTGCACGAGATAATCTCACAGATAACGGGGATGTCAAGGAGAAAATCAACGCAAGCGATTCTAGACGGGAGAGTGAAATTGAACGGCAGGATAGAGACTTATCCGAGACTTGATACAAGACCTGAATCTTCTGAAATACTTCTAGACGGAAGCAGACTGAGTTTTTCCAGCGAGGAGAAGGTAGTCTATTTAGTCAACAAGCCCATTGGATATCTCAGCGCCATGAGTGATGATCGAGGAAGGAAAACGCTTGCACACTTAATTGATGGAAAGATTAAGGAGAGGGTCTATCATGTGGGAAGGCTAGATCAAGACAGCTGTGGTCTCATACTGATGACCAATGACGGAGATCTTGCAAATCTTGTTTCACATCCTGCTTCAGAGATAGAGAAAACTTATGTTGCAGGAGTAAAGGGAATTCTTGCCGATCGCGACCTCCAGGCAGTGAAGACTGGTGTCACTCTTAACGATGGATTCAAAACCGCTCCCGCCAAGATAAGGCTTCTACGAAGTGAAGGAAACTTTTCGAAGTATTCGATTACGATTTATGAGGGCCATAAACGAGAGATAAGAGAGATTTTCAAGGTGTTCAATAGACCAGTTGTGAGCCTTGTCAGAGTATCAATCGGGTCATTGGGTATATCTCTCGTTCCCAATCCTGGCGATGTGAAGAAACTTAGCCGGAAGGAAATTGATTTGCTAAGCAAAGGGGTTCAGAAGCGGACCCCAAGAAAAGCCAATAAGAACCTCTAGAGGCAAATGCCAGAAAGGTTTTTCTTTTCAGTTGCTCAGATCGACAACGAACGCGCCAATGTAGGTGTCAGCAGCTCCATAGTAAAGAATCAGTTTTTCTTCTATGACTACCGCCCCTTCAATGAAAATTACGTTTGGAACTTGACCTTGCTTTTCCCAGGAGAGTTCCGGCTCAACAAGAGGTTTATCACTCCTTCTTACAAGTTTCCTGGGATTATCGATATCAAATAGGGCAGCTCCGGGTCTGTAGATCGTCGAAAAATCAGCACTGTTATAGATAAGCAAAATTCCTTCATCGGTGATTATTGGAGTTGGGCCTGGCTCGATCAACCTGCTGTCAAAGTCTCCTGGTCTTGGTTCCATTACTGGTCGGGGATAGATAGTCCAGTTCTTCAAATCTGTTGAATAGGCGAGCTTAATAGAGGAATCACCGAAATACATGAAATACTTACCATCGATCTTTGCAGGTACAATCGCGCCGGACTTTGACCATGTATCGCCTTCAAAGACCGGTCCCAGCTTTTCCCATTTAGAGAAGTCTGTTGATGTTGCGATGCACAGCCTCGCCTTTCCGCCGTCATACCCTGTGTAAGTCAGTATATAGAGGTCTTCAATCTTCACTATGCGAGGATCTTCACATCCACCTGGGATTTCGTATGGTTCAGTGGGAGAAATCAGGGGAAGATCATGTCTTGAGAATCTAAACCCATCTTCCGACTTGGCCATGCCGATCCTGGATGTGCCGTTCCATCTACCGACTCCTGCCCAGTCTTCAGATCTGTACAGCATATAAACTGTGGAATCGACCACTATGGCAGTCGGATTGAATACAGCCTTGCTCTCCCATTCAATACCTTGTGGCATCAACAAAGGAAGATTGGAAGCTCTTTCAATACTATAAAGCGATTCAAACTTTATAGAGACTGCACATGCCAGTGCAACCAGGAATAGAAATACCAGTGTCAATGATCTTTTCATTAAATCAACTCCTTATCCAGTCCAATACAGCCTCTTTCTCAATTGTAGCGACGGCAATATGGTTATCTGCCGCACCGTAATAGACGAAATATCTACCTTCATGCTCAACCATCGCGTCGGAAAAGACGACGTTGGGAACACCTCCGAAGATTTCCCACTCCTCTTCAGGCTCAAGAATTGGTTCATCGCTTCTTTTAATAACTATCTCGGGGTTCTCTAAATCCAGAACCATGAAACCAAGTCTGTAAGTAGGTCTAGGGGTATTCTCCACACCATGGTAAAGTACTAGCCATCCGTATTCTGTCTCAACTGGGGGAGCCCCCACTCCAATTTTCAGGTCATCCCACATACCCGGTCTAGGACCTGCGATGGAAGTAAATTTCGACCACGTACACAAATCATGTGAGTATGCCAGGTGCATATCTGGCTCAATTCTATGGAACATCACATAGTGACCCCCAACCTTCTTTGGGAAGAGAGCTGCATCTTTGTTGTCTACATCTGGAATTATCACGCCGTAACGTTCCCACCGAAGAAAGTCAAGAGTCGAAGCCATCGATATTCTAATCCCTTGAGGTGAGTATGCGGTGTATTGCATATAGGTTTTTCCTTCCAACTCAGTCAATCTGGGATCTTCAACACCGTAGAGTTCCCACTGACTTCCAGGAGTGAAGACGGGTTTCTCAAAACGATTGAATCTGAGGCCATCCAGCGAAACGGCATATCCGATTCTCGAGACCATATCCTCGCCTTGTGCTCTGTAGAGCATGTGAAATACTCCATCACGATTGATAACTGCACAGTTGAAAACATACTTTGATTCCCAGTGATGTTGCGGAACTGGAGAGATCAGAGGATTCAACGGATGTCTTTTCAGTTTGATCACAACTCTCACTCCTTATTTCAATGACATAGAGATTCCCTGAAGGAAGTACTTTCTGAACACCAGGAATATTACTACCATTGGCATAGTCTGGAGTACAGAACCTGCAAGAACCGGCCCCAGATAGCTTCCGTACTGCATGTTGAAGCTTGCCAGGAGTACGGAAAGCGGCATCTTTGTGTAGTCGCTCACGACAATCAGAGGCCACATGAAGTTATCCCATATTCCGATGAAAGTGAAGAGACCTACAATAGAAGCGGTTGAACTGGTTAGCGGTATCAAGACCTTTGTTATTATCCAGAGGTCATTAGCTCCATCCATCCTCGCCGCCTCGAGATACTCGTTAGGGACTGCTCTGAAAGACTGTGTGAACATGAACACTCCCCAAGCGGAAACGAGGGAAGGAAGTATGAGGGCCGTTCTGGTGTCAATTAGACCGAGATTCCTTATGAGTACATATAGAGGAACAATGAAGAGGAATCCTGGGAATATCATCTGAAAGATTATGAAATTGAATACGGCATTTCTTCCTTTGAAACTCAGTCTAGATAGTCCGAATCCAACGAGAGCCGAGGTTACTAGTACTCCCAAGGTGACGGTTACGGATATGAAAATCGAGTTGCCAAGAGCCTGAACGAAAGGCCTTTCCATTTTGTCGGCAGCTTCGAGTATGAACTTGTAATTATCGAAAGTGAACTGACTTGGCAAGAACCCGCCGTAAATTTCATTGGTCGGCTTGAACGATGATAATAACATCCAGATGTATGGATAAATCCATGCGATTGAAGTGGTAAAGAGGACAATGTAAAGAATGATTATAGGTATTTTCTTCATACAATTTCCACCTCCCGCTCAACAAGCTTCCTAGTAAGAATAACGCATCCGTAGCTTAGCAAGGCTACGACTATAGCCAGGGCTGACGCATAGCCGGGATTGATCTTCTGAAATGCGGTGGTGTAAATCAGCATCTGAAATGTGTATGTAGTCCTCATTGGACCACCTCCAGTGATCAGGAAGGGTTCAGTGAATATCCCGAATGTAAGGGTAAGTGATAGAACTAATACCATAACTAAAGAAGGATTGATAAGGGGCAGAGTGATTCTGAAAAACCTGGTTGTTTTCCCCGCTCCATCCAGTTTTGCCGCTTCATAAAGACTTTCGGGGATTGCCTGAAGACCGGAAAAGAGAATAAGACCATAGTAACCGATGAACTTCCAGGTCACCATTGCGGCAATAGATAGAGTGGCCAGTTGAGGGCTGCTGAACCAGGGGATAGTTATTCCGAATACGGCTCTTGTGAGTTCATTGAGAGGACCATTTATTGCGAACAATTTCTGAAAGATAATAGAATAGGCAACTCCGGAGGAGACATTAGCAACGAGGAAGGCCAGTATGAAGAAAGTTCGAAATACCTTGACTCTCTTCAAGCCGAGAGCGAAGAGCAAGGAGAGACCGATAACCATCGGGATGAAATACAGCATGAAATTGAAGGTGTTAAGTACAACCCTCCAGAAGAGCTCATCCTGGAACAACTTCGCGAAATTCTCAAACCAGACGAATTTTCTGGGAGTGAAGTAGTTCCATTTTGAGAGAGCAAGAATTACCAGCCAGACAAATGGATATCCCCAGAATATTGCCGTATATATGAGATATCCGCCTGACAGAGACCAGCCCTTTATTGCGTCGATGGTTTTCAATCTCTTCCTCACACTAGATCACCTCTTCTCCTAGAAGAGTTCTCTGCGCACTCTCGTGGACGCATCACTCAGTGCATCGAATGGATTGGATTTCCCATACATTATTTGTTCTATCAGGAACGTTGTGAGAATATCCTGAACTTCAACTGTCTTTGTGGTAAGAGCAGGGGGGACCGCATAGGCTACGTGGCTGGCGTAAGCTGCAAACTTTGGATTATCATCCATGTATTCCTGGAATATAGGGTTAGTCAGCAAATCCTCTCTTGCTGGTGGAAGATTAGTGACCTCCATCCACTTTCTGTCTTTTTCAATATCTGAATAGACCCATTTTATGAATTTCCATGCTTCTTCCATGTGCTTTGTCGTGGCAAACATTACTAATCCCTTAGTATCTGCGAATGTAAATATTGGTTTGTCTTCAGGATAGTCATCTGGAACCGGAGGAGGAGCTATTGTTATGTGATCAAAGACATCGGGAAAGAGATTCCTGGCTTGATTGATCTCCCACGGCCCAAATATGCCTCCAAGAACGACTCCAAAGTAAAACGGATTGCTACCCAGATCAACTGCCGTCCAATCGTTTCTGAACATAGTGTCGATGAACGTGACGACTTCTTTTCCAGTGTCGTTGTTGAACAGAGCTCTTGCCTTCTCAACGTCGAGATAAGGAGAACCTTCGCTTGCAGCGTAGAAGTACGTTATGAAGTCGTACCACCTGTCATACCAATTTCTACCCATAACCACAAGAGTTCCATACTTCTCATAAGGCACGGAGTACTTCTCGCTGATCTCATATATTTCCGAGTAGGTCCTGGGTGGCTTGTCATAACCCAGCTCCTTCAGAATGTCTGATCTCCACCACATCATTATCGGGTTGGAGTAAATGGGGAGTACGTAATAGTCGTTTCCAAACTTCCAGCTTTCGACAATGGAGGTCATTTTTCTCTGTTCCATCAGCTCCCAGAAATCCGGAAAGGAATTCAGCGGGACCAGTATATCTGCTTCAATAAGCTGTGCTGCAAAGCCCGAGAAGATGTTTGTGCAGATATCTGGCATTCTACCGGACGCTATTGATGTAAGTATAGCTTCTTCTGAACTACCCGCAGCTGGAATCGTTGACCACTTTATCTGGATGTCAGGGTTATTCTGATTCCACTCTGTAACAACCTCCTTCCAGAAGCTTTCCTGGAGGGGATTGGGCGCTGTCCAGAACACCAGTTCAGTGCCAAATAAACCAATAAAGGAACACAGGAACACTACTAATAGAATAGTCTTTTTCATGATGCTTTACCTCCTTTTCTATGAAGTGCTCTCTCTCTGAACGAATTCAGTGAATAAAGAAATCTTTGTCGGATGAGGCTCATTTCCGATTAGCAGGCTTTGCAATCTTCTTGATGCAACGGCTCCCATCTCGTGCTTGAAGATCTTGAAAGTTGTTAGTGGAGGACAGGTGGCTGAAGAACTCACTATATCATCAAATCCAATTATTGAGACATCTTTAGGAATTCTTACTCCTCTGGCCTGCAGCTCTTCCATTGCTCTTATCGCTGCAGTATCGTTGCATCCAAAGACAGCATCAGGAAGTCCATATCTTGAAAGCAATAGATCGATGATAGGGCTCATGTTATCGTTCTCCTCATCGAATTCAAAGGCTTTCGGAAGGAGACCGGCGCCTTCCATTGCAGAAACATAGCCATCGTACCTATCCTTGAAGCCAA
The Mesotoga infera genome window above contains:
- a CDS encoding NAD-dependent protein deacylase gives rise to the protein MSSVSQEACLFISLIRESAYTSVLTGAGVSVASGIPDFRSPGGLYSKVSPDIFELRSFMKDPARYYKVARERIHTMADAKPNATHFLLAKLQKMGLIKTIITQNIDGLQQKAGAEEVVELHGTASLFDCMKCEKEFSRTELELILQRTDIPRCSCGGLIKPRIVFFGERLPEDAIGKAEEAAQNCDLFLALGSSLMVYPAAQFPVIAKSSGAKVTIMNKEETGLD
- a CDS encoding DUF4897 domain-containing protein; translation: MKFNTLLIILVVVMVGMTAINMFMAFNNRLDIDTLSSNSNYSYDYEGRATLDIETEIIFNKPSQMTQFLEQYDKPQEEQMTDFQESMNQFAESFSRQMFVEDFQSTATVLGSNRVKVIEHAVIAGFAAVEDGVVNTDMGEMEFDLTGEAYSLTVSLPPDATIIGVDPEPTFSADGNVFVWTDTGKTNFPKIQFARGE
- the trpS gene encoding tryptophan--tRNA ligase, with the protein product MRILSGMRSTGRLHLGNFVTLEKWRELQDQGNQCFYFVANWHGLTSHIDETSSFHDWTLDIIRTYVSVGLDPDKSVLFIQSAIKEHAELFLYFSMLVSVSRLERVPTYKDQKEQIANRDLSSGGFLLYPVLQAADILMYLANGVPVGEDQVYHVELTREIARKFNNQFAEVFPEPEPILAKVPKLPGTDGRKMSKSYENYILIDTNEKELWKMIAPMMTDPARKRRNDPGDPEKCPVWDYHKAFTSSDEEKEWVVQGCKTAGIGCLECKRVLQRNLVAKLSPVWEKLSYLKENTSELSRIIEDGNRKARETAKETMKRVLEAMKLGW
- a CDS encoding chromosome segregation protein ScpA; translation: MEQLELVFSFPEFEGPLDLLVYLVRKHRVDIRLIPITVIADEFIMHLNKMKSLDMVVTSDFLVMASTLMEMKSKALLPRISNNEAEVFDNQRKELYRRVEEYKALKDLSKEFRVKLYDAYSYERATARPTVDQERKEDLPDELTEAFKAILKETVLRERVYTIVSESINVEDRMMQIEQLYETIELYKFLMSLESRSEIIVSFLAVLELLKLNRYYLDNVEPLTLRRKVS
- the scpB gene encoding SMC-Scp complex subunit ScpB is translated as MSEELTKKAVMEALIFSAKSGIEPSRIASIIGIKLSQVMLLLEELEKEYEGHEHGVMIKSVNGKLRFYTKASIQSYVSQISVRPLVSITDTQMEVLAIVAIKGPLTRNDVELVRGRSSQSQLLELSKMGLIGKRKSKLPGRPYLYKVSARFYELFQVDDLAEIVQGLAFGEGEDDFETARDNLTDNGDVKEKINASDSRRESEIERQDRDLSET
- a CDS encoding rRNA pseudouridine synthase; translation: MNGRIETYPRLDTRPESSEILLDGSRLSFSSEEKVVYLVNKPIGYLSAMSDDRGRKTLAHLIDGKIKERVYHVGRLDQDSCGLILMTNDGDLANLVSHPASEIEKTYVAGVKGILADRDLQAVKTGVTLNDGFKTAPAKIRLLRSEGNFSKYSITIYEGHKREIREIFKVFNRPVVSLVRVSIGSLGISLVPNPGDVKKLSRKEIDLLSKGVQKRTPRKANKNL
- a CDS encoding glycosidase — translated: MKRSLTLVFLFLVALACAVSIKFESLYSIERASNLPLLMPQGIEWESKAVFNPTAIVVDSTVYMLYRSEDWAGVGRWNGTSRIGMAKSEDGFRFSRHDLPLISPTEPYEIPGGCEDPRIVKIEDLYILTYTGYDGGKARLCIATSTDFSKWEKLGPVFEGDTWSKSGAIVPAKIDGKYFMYFGDSSIKLAYSTDLKNWTIYPRPVMEPRPGDFDSRLIEPGPTPIITDEGILLIYNSADFSTIYRPGAALFDIDNPRKLVRRSDKPLVEPELSWEKQGQVPNVIFIEGAVVIEEKLILYYGAADTYIGAFVVDLSN
- a CDS encoding glycosidase, giving the protein MIKLKRHPLNPLISPVPQHHWESKYVFNCAVINRDGVFHMLYRAQGEDMVSRIGYAVSLDGLRFNRFEKPVFTPGSQWELYGVEDPRLTELEGKTYMQYTAYSPQGIRISMASTLDFLRWERYGVIIPDVDNKDAALFPKKVGGHYVMFHRIEPDMHLAYSHDLCTWSKFTSIAGPRPGMWDDLKIGVGAPPVETEYGWLVLYHGVENTPRPTYRLGFMVLDLENPEIVIKRSDEPILEPEEEWEIFGGVPNVVFSDAMVEHEGRYFVYYGAADNHIAVATIEKEAVLDWIRS
- a CDS encoding carbohydrate ABC transporter permease; this translates as MKKIPIIILYIVLFTTSIAWIYPYIWMLLSSFKPTNEIYGGFLPSQFTFDNYKFILEAADKMERPFVQALGNSIFISVTVTLGVLVTSALVGFGLSRLSFKGRNAVFNFIIFQMIFPGFLFIVPLYVLIRNLGLIDTRTALILPSLVSAWGVFMFTQSFRAVPNEYLEAARMDGANDLWIITKVLIPLTSSTASIVGLFTFIGIWDNFMWPLIVVSDYTKMPLSVLLASFNMQYGSYLGPVLAGSVLQTMPMVVIFLVFRKYFLQGISMSLK
- a CDS encoding sugar ABC transporter permease — protein: MRKRLKTIDAIKGWSLSGGYLIYTAIFWGYPFVWLVILALSKWNYFTPRKFVWFENFAKLFQDELFWRVVLNTFNFMLYFIPMVIGLSLLFALGLKRVKVFRTFFILAFLVANVSSGVAYSIIFQKLFAINGPLNELTRAVFGITIPWFSSPQLATLSIAAMVTWKFIGYYGLILFSGLQAIPESLYEAAKLDGAGKTTRFFRITLPLINPSLVMVLVLSLTLTFGIFTEPFLITGGGPMRTTYTFQMLIYTTAFQKINPGYASALAIVVALLSYGCVILTRKLVEREVEIV
- a CDS encoding extracellular solute-binding protein, whose amino-acid sequence is MKKTILLVVFLCSFIGLFGTELVFWTAPNPLQESFWKEVVTEWNQNNPDIQIKWSTIPAAGSSEEAILTSIASGRMPDICTNIFSGFAAQLIEADILVPLNSFPDFWELMEQRKMTSIVESWKFGNDYYVLPIYSNPIMMWWRSDILKELGYDKPPRTYSEIYEISEKYSVPYEKYGTLVVMGRNWYDRWYDFITYFYAASEGSPYLDVEKARALFNNDTGKEVVTFIDTMFRNDWTAVDLGSNPFYFGVVLGGIFGPWEINQARNLFPDVFDHITIAPPPVPDDYPEDKPIFTFADTKGLVMFATTKHMEEAWKFIKWVYSDIEKDRKWMEVTNLPPAREDLLTNPIFQEYMDDNPKFAAYASHVAYAVPPALTTKTVEVQDILTTFLIEQIMYGKSNPFDALSDASTRVRRELF